A stretch of the Capsicum annuum cultivar UCD-10X-F1 chromosome 10, UCD10Xv1.1, whole genome shotgun sequence genome encodes the following:
- the LOC107845702 gene encoding CBS domain-containing protein CBSX5: MAAHVLAHEVADLCLGKPPLKSLSVSATIGEALASLKSCEENCISVWDCDDGDDHFKNVDGNCICVGKICMVDIICFLCKKENVNSPSLALKSPVTDLLPKDSILVKHVQPSTSLLEAIDLILQGSQNLVVPIETRFSGSSRRKLLQKSASTKSCTIHNGREFCWLTQEDVIRYFLSSIGFFSPLPTASIDALGIISKEFLSIGYHSSASSATEAISRSLVDQTSVAIVDEDGVLIGEISPFTLACCGETVAAAITTLTAGELLAYIDCGGPPDDIVRVVKERLKERNLEGMLEEFEIDPSDISSNSSLSDEEYPSPTSSRSSFGRYSKSSSYSARMVRRAEAIVCYPGSSLVAVMVQAIAHRVNYVWVIEEDCSVVGIVTFANMLEVFKDQLESMMLGHFD; this comes from the exons ATGGCAGCTCATGTTTTGGCTCATGAGGTAGCTGACCTATGCCTAGGCAAGCCACCTCTTAAGTCCCTTTCTGTATCAGCAACAATTGGTGAAGCATTAGCTTCACTCAAATCTTGTGAAGAAAATTGCATAAGTGTTTGGGAttgtgatgatggtgatgatcaTTTCAAGAATGTTGATGGAAATTGCATCTGTGTTGGGAAAATTTGTATGGTTGATATAATATGTTTTCTTTGTAAAAAAGAGAATGTTAATTCACCTTCTTTGGCACTGAAATCACCTGTTACTGATTTGTTACCTAAAGATTCTATTCTTGTTAAGCATGTTCAACCATCTACAAG CTTACTAGAAGCCATTGATCTCATTCTACAAGGATCTCAAAACCTTGTGGTTCCTATAGAGACCAGATTTAGCGGCAGCTCACGAAGGAAATTGCTGCAGAAATCAGCATCGACAAAGAGTTGTACCATCCACAATGGCCGCGAATTCTGTTGGCTAACTCAAGAAGATGTCATTAGATATTTCTTGAGTTCGATTGGGTTTTTTTCACCTCTTCCAACAGCTTCCATCGACGCCCTTGGCATCATTAGCAAGGAGTTTTTATCGATCGGGTATCACTCGAGTGCATCATCAGCCACTGAGGCTATTTCTCGATCCCTCGTGGATCAGACATCCGTGGCGATTGTGGATGAGGATGGCGTCTTGATAGGAGAGATCTCTCCTTTCACGCTTGCTTGTTGTGGTGAGACTGTGGCTGCAGCCATCACGACCCTAACAGCTGGTGAACTCTTAGCCTACATTGATTGTGGAGGGCCACCAGACGACATCGTGAGGGTCGTGAAGGAGAGGTTGAAGGAAAGGAATCTTGAAGGTATGTTGGAGGAATTCGAGATTGATCCCTCGGATATCTCCTCCAACTCATCGTTATCCGATGAAGAGTACCCTTCCCCTACCTCCTCAAGGTCATCATTTGGAAGGTACAGCAAGTCTAGTAGCTATTCCGCAAGGATGGTGAGGAGGGCAGAAGCAATCGTGTGTTATCCGGGAAGCTCTCTCGTGGCCGTGATGGTTCAGGCGATTGCGCATCGCGTCAACTATGTGTGGGTGATTGAAGAGGATTGCAGTGTTGTTGGCATTGTCACATTTGCTAACATGTTAGAAGTTTTTAAAGATCAATTGGAGTCAATGATGTTGGGACATTTTGATTAG